A DNA window from Thiothrix subterranea contains the following coding sequences:
- the gspJ gene encoding type II secretion system minor pseudopilin GspJ: MRSRNRGFTLVELMISLAIFSLMISLAYQSVNMLLDVGRQVEQPQAELQQLQRAMVFIERDMRQLALLRPQQESFQPIGAPKPSNSIVQPEDMGVLLEFTRGGHPDVAWQLRASGQMRSGLQRVRYVMEEGKLLRQTWNLVDHVEQAEPVSLTLLAEIEGEPRLRFQAGKGGEFKESLPAERSLLTAVEFSVQHKRFGVLRRVFTVYL, encoded by the coding sequence ATGAGGTCGCGCAACCGTGGGTTTACGTTGGTGGAGTTGATGATTTCCTTGGCGATTTTTTCCCTGATGATTTCCTTGGCGTATCAGTCGGTGAATATGTTGCTGGATGTGGGGCGGCAGGTGGAGCAGCCACAAGCCGAGTTGCAGCAGTTGCAGCGGGCCATGGTGTTTATTGAGCGGGATATGCGCCAATTGGCGTTGTTGCGGCCTCAGCAGGAGAGTTTTCAGCCAATCGGTGCACCGAAGCCTAGCAATAGCATTGTTCAGCCGGAAGATATGGGGGTATTGCTGGAGTTTACACGCGGTGGACACCCGGATGTGGCTTGGCAGTTGCGGGCGTCGGGGCAAATGCGCAGTGGCTTGCAACGGGTGCGTTACGTGATGGAGGAAGGTAAGTTATTGCGGCAAACGTGGAACTTAGTGGATCACGTCGAGCAAGCAGAACCCGTGTCGCTGACATTGCTGGCAGAAATAGAAGGTGAGCCACGCTTGCGGTTTCAGGCAGGAAAAGGCGGCGAGTTTAAGGAAAGCTTGCCAGCAGAGCGTTCGCTGTTAACGGCGGTAGAGTTTTCAGTGCAGCACAAGCGCTTCGGGGTGCTGCGGCGGGTCTTTACTGTGTATTTATAA
- the gspG gene encoding type II secretion system major pseudopilin GspG: MSMKKTGQRKPSQAGFSLTELMIVIVIIGILLGLVFSNLNVMGDAQNLKAKKEVGDLKIKLEMYRADNGTFPASGSLNALVNNPGNAPRWRQYMKELPKDPWGNDYRYLNPGTHGDEMEVYSIGPDKREGNEDDVGSWQL, encoded by the coding sequence ATGAGTATGAAGAAGACCGGGCAACGTAAGCCAAGTCAGGCGGGTTTTTCCTTAACCGAATTAATGATCGTGATTGTGATCATCGGCATTTTGTTGGGTTTGGTGTTCAGCAATCTGAATGTGATGGGGGATGCGCAAAACCTGAAAGCCAAAAAAGAAGTTGGTGACTTGAAGATTAAGCTGGAAATGTATCGGGCAGATAATGGCACTTTCCCGGCTTCTGGATCATTGAATGCCTTGGTGAATAATCCGGGGAATGCACCGCGCTGGCGGCAATACATGAAAGAGTTGCCGAAAGACCCGTGGGGCAATGATTACCGCTACCTGAATCCGGGTACGCACGGTGATGAAATGGAGGTTTACAGCATTGGGCCGGACAAACGCGAAGGCAATGAAGACGATGTGGGTAGCTGGCAGTTATAA
- the rrtA gene encoding rhombosortase, with amino-acid sequence MLHTSDATAMLRKCTHTGIIAIIFTVLLPLLQFFHDSLLYYRHAIFAGEYWRFWSGSLVHTNHWHLLLNLAGLWLLTFIAPLPFRTHTQLLQIGWLALCVGAGLWWFSPAVIWYAGFSGILYGLFMLGGLHRLQQRDWLTAALILVGICGKTGWDWWLGGESASANLIEAPVIYAAHIYGMTGALLLSIFTHWQGITKP; translated from the coding sequence ATGTTGCACACGTCAGACGCCACCGCCATGCTCCGCAAATGCACCCATACGGGCATTATCGCCATCATTTTCACGGTGTTGCTGCCATTATTACAATTTTTTCATGACAGTTTATTGTATTACCGTCACGCCATCTTTGCCGGAGAATATTGGCGTTTCTGGTCAGGCAGTCTGGTTCACACCAATCACTGGCATTTACTGTTGAATTTAGCGGGCTTGTGGCTGCTAACGTTTATTGCGCCCCTGCCGTTCCGCACCCACACGCAACTGCTGCAAATCGGCTGGCTGGCACTCTGTGTCGGCGCTGGTTTGTGGTGGTTTAGCCCCGCTGTCATTTGGTACGCAGGCTTTTCGGGAATTCTGTACGGCTTGTTTATGCTCGGTGGTTTACACCGTTTGCAACAGCGTGATTGGCTAACCGCCGCGCTCATTCTAGTAGGCATTTGCGGCAAAACGGGGTGGGATTGGTGGCTAGGCGGTGAATCAGCCTCCGCCAATTTAATCGAAGCGCCCGTGATTTATGCCGCGCATATTTACGGCATGACAGGCGCACTGCTCCTGAGCATTTTCACGCACTGGCAAGGCATTACCAAGCCGTGA
- the gspI gene encoding type II secretion system minor pseudopilin GspI — MRQQGFNLIEIMFALLLLGLVISVSVETSSGDFASYQRMKDTTLARWVAFNQLAVVQTSKGFPATGKSEGKADMGLDKWQWQQEILATPDPDLRKVKVSVFREGLPQQILAVELAYVANPQPNVRRVGQ; from the coding sequence ATGCGGCAGCAAGGTTTTAATCTGATCGAAATTATGTTTGCGTTGCTGTTGCTAGGGTTGGTCATTTCGGTCAGCGTGGAAACCAGTAGCGGTGATTTTGCCAGTTACCAGCGCATGAAAGACACGACCTTGGCGCGTTGGGTGGCGTTTAATCAGCTTGCAGTGGTGCAAACGAGCAAAGGCTTTCCGGCAACGGGCAAGTCTGAGGGCAAAGCTGACATGGGGCTGGATAAGTGGCAATGGCAGCAGGAAATTTTAGCAACGCCTGATCCTGATTTGCGCAAGGTAAAAGTGAGCGTGTTCCGCGAAGGGCTGCCGCAACAAATTCTAGCGGTGGAGTTGGCTTATGTGGCAAATCCTCAGCCTAACGTGCGGAGGGTGGGGCAATGA
- a CDS encoding GspH/FimT family pseudopilin, producing MKTMWVAGSYKHSCAHQQGFSLLEMMIVIMVIGILYALAGSMLNLSMSDPLNEEVTRLRERVLMAQDESIVRSQALALGFGETGYAFFAQNDQLQWEALDKDGLLKAHAWNGGYEQVLYLQGQAVSLPDNDNIRPQVFILPTGEMMPFEWHLRDNTQREQIVMFDNVGREVARAAEAN from the coding sequence ATGAAGACGATGTGGGTAGCTGGCAGTTATAAGCACTCGTGCGCTCACCAGCAGGGATTTTCCTTGCTGGAAATGATGATTGTGATCATGGTCATAGGTATTTTGTATGCCTTGGCGGGGTCAATGTTGAATTTGTCGATGTCTGACCCATTGAACGAAGAGGTGACTCGCTTACGTGAGCGCGTACTAATGGCGCAGGATGAAAGCATTGTGCGCTCTCAAGCCTTGGCGTTGGGCTTTGGGGAAACGGGTTACGCTTTTTTTGCGCAAAATGATCAGCTTCAGTGGGAGGCGTTGGATAAAGATGGCTTGCTGAAAGCCCATGCGTGGAACGGCGGTTATGAGCAGGTGCTGTATTTACAAGGGCAGGCGGTTAGCTTGCCGGATAATGATAACATTCGCCCGCAGGTTTTCATTTTGCCCACGGGGGAGATGATGCCGTTTGAATGGCATTTGCGCGATAACACTCAACGTGAGCAAATCGTGATGTTCGATAATGTCGGGCGCGAAGTTGCACGCGCGGCGGAGGCCAACTGA
- a CDS encoding efflux RND transporter periplasmic adaptor subunit: MLSIVGEMLAVARAAEIVRVEAVTSLSSSVLGSTVIPYREVTLSAQVPGAVKFVAGEAGSGFNQGDVIVRIDESQLTAKRNAVLAQIAIAQATVQNSQAQYTRELISPRSKDIGAMPGFGLPAMFDMTMVRPFADSMMGNYDSDMGRYSDLMSSATGVSQAQSNLQQAMSQLQEIDAALGDAKSVAPFEGIVLEKLVEVGDTVQPGQPLIKFGYVKYKRLQADVPSGLVGNLRVGMIIPAKLDSKTTLMVKLSQIYPVADPSRHTVTVKFDLPVDAVAAPGMYAEVYLPETQTGDAKIVVIPKTALLRGRSLPSVLVVKNDNTSELRLVRLGAEQEDGKVEVVSGLSADERVVDKPPATASSGWMPPVE, from the coding sequence ATGCTTAGCATTGTCGGTGAAATGCTGGCGGTTGCGCGAGCTGCCGAAATTGTGCGCGTGGAAGCGGTGACGTCGTTGTCTAGCTCGGTCTTGGGGAGTACAGTTATCCCTTATCGCGAGGTCACTTTGTCCGCTCAAGTGCCAGGAGCGGTTAAATTTGTGGCGGGTGAGGCAGGCTCTGGCTTTAATCAAGGCGACGTGATTGTGCGCATAGATGAGTCGCAGTTAACCGCAAAGCGCAATGCGGTGTTGGCGCAAATTGCGATTGCTCAGGCAACGGTACAAAATTCTCAGGCGCAGTATACCCGTGAGCTAATCTCACCGCGCAGCAAAGATATTGGTGCGATGCCGGGTTTTGGTTTGCCTGCCATGTTTGATATGACGATGGTGCGCCCGTTTGCCGATTCCATGATGGGTAATTATGATTCGGATATGGGACGTTATTCGGATTTAATGAGCAGTGCCACTGGCGTTTCGCAGGCGCAAAGCAATTTGCAGCAAGCGATGTCGCAGTTGCAAGAGATTGACGCGGCCTTGGGTGATGCCAAGTCCGTTGCACCGTTTGAAGGAATTGTGCTGGAAAAGCTGGTCGAAGTTGGCGATACGGTGCAGCCGGGGCAGCCCTTAATTAAGTTTGGGTATGTTAAATACAAGCGTTTGCAGGCGGATGTGCCTTCTGGCTTGGTGGGTAATTTGCGGGTGGGGATGATTATTCCTGCTAAATTGGACAGTAAGACCACGCTTATGGTCAAGCTCTCGCAAATTTATCCGGTTGCCGACCCCAGCCGCCATACGGTGACGGTAAAATTTGATTTGCCTGTTGATGCAGTAGCAGCGCCGGGTATGTATGCTGAGGTATACTTGCCGGAAACGCAAACGGGTGACGCTAAAATTGTGGTTATTCCCAAAACAGCCTTGCTCCGGGGGCGTAGCCTGCCAAGCGTATTGGTTGTGAAAAATGATAATACCTCTGAATTGCGCTTGGTAAGACTGGGTGCTGAACAAGAAGATGGTAAGGTAGAAGTGGTTTCCGGTTTAAGTGCAGACGAGCGGGTGGTGGATAAACCACCGGCTACGGCCTCCTCCGGTTGGATGCCACCGGTAGAATAA